In the Schaalia hyovaginalis genome, GGGGAATACGGCGCCCGCTCGTGCAAGGAGGCCGAGGACGTCTTCACCGACCCCGAGGTGGACGCCGTCGTCATCGGCTCCCCGACGCCCCTGCACATCCCGCACCTCCTCGCCGCCGCACGGGCCGGGAAGGCCGTCCTCTGCGAGAAGCCGATCGCCCTCGACATGAAGGACGTCATCGCAGCCCAAGCCGAACTCGACGCCATCACCACCCCCGTGATGTTCGGCTTCAACCGTCGCTTCGACCCGAACTTCGCCGCCGTCCGCACAGCCGTCCTCAACGGGCGCATCGGCGAGCTCGAACAGCTCACGATCATCTCGCGCGATCCGGCCGCCCCGCCGGTCGAGTACATCGCCGTGTCCGGAGGCATCTTCCGCGACATGACGATCCACGACTTCGACACCGCGCGCTTCTTCCTCGGCGACATCGTCGAGGTCTTCGCCGCCGGTCAGAATCTCGATCCGGAAATCGAGAAGACCGGCGACTTCGACGCCGCGGTCGTCACCCTGCGCGCCGCCTCCGGTGCCGTCGCGACGATCATCAACAACCGCCACTGCGCATCCGGATACGACCAGCGCCTCGAGGCCTCGGGCCGCGAAGGAGCCCTCTTCGCCGAGAACGTCCGCCCGACGACGGTCCGCCTCTCCAATGGCGAGGTCACCGACGCTCAGGAGCCCTACCTCGACTTCTTCCTCGAGCGCTACGCCGACGCCTACCGCATCGAGCTCTCCGAGTTCATCGAGGCCGTCGAGTCCGCTTCGCCGACGCCGACGACCATCGCCGACGCGGTCGAGGCCCTCCGCCTCGCCGAAGCCGCGACCGAGTCTGCGACGACGGGCAAGCCGGTGAGGCTCGCCTGAACACATTCGGCCGTGCCCGCGGGCGCGGCCCCAATCCGCGGGCGGTCGGCGCTGCGAGAGCGGCGCCGACCCTTCGTGCGTGAGGATGGGACCGACATGAATGAGAGCCCTGCACCCAGTCCCCAGCCCGGCCCGGCCCCTTCCACGAGGACGACCACGTACGTCGCTCCGCGTCGAACGATCCGCCTGACCATGCCCGACGGCTGGGCGCACGCGGTCCTTGCGGGCGTGGAAGCGGTGTTCATCGCCTGGGCGCTGCTCGCCTGCGGGGCGGTCGGCGCATACGCGACCGTCGCATCGAATCCCTGGATGGGGAAAGCGAGCTGGGAGTCGGCGTTCCGCCTGGGCTCCGACCTCTTGGGATTCTCCCTCGGCGCACCGCTCAATGCCGCAGGGGTCGCTTACCGCGCCGTGCCGACCCTGTTCCTCATCATCATCATCGTCATCCTCCGCCTCCTCCTGCGCTCCGGGCGCGGTTTCCCGGCCTCAGCGCTGTGGTTCGCGGTACCCGCTTTTTCGACCGTCGCCTTCCTCATCGTCGGGGGAGGCTCGTACACGCACTGGTGGCAGGCGTATCCCGGCGCCCTCGGCGTGCCCCTCATCGCCTCGGCCTGGGCCTACGCGGATGCGAAGGGCGGGTGGAAGACCCTTGCGGGCGGGCGCGACTGGCTGCACGAGGGCCTTCGCCAAGGATTCATCCTCATCCTCGTCACCGTCCTGCTCTCCGGCGCTGCCCTCACCTGGACGCTGATGGCGCACGCCGAGGAGATGAAGGCGATCCACGCCCTTCTCCTCACGGGCTCTCGGTCGGCGGACGCCCTGATCGTTGCCGTTCAAGCGCTGTACGCCCCGACATGGATCGCCTGGGCGCTGGCATGGCTTACCGGTCCGGGAGTGTGGATCGGAATCGATGCGCTCCACTCGCCGGCAGCGACCTCCTCGGAGCCGATTCCCGGGATCCCGGTTCTCGGCGCCGTTCCGACTTCGACTCCCGGGATGATCGTGGTCCTCATCCCGATCCTGGTCGCCGCACTGAGCGGCGCCGTCCTCGGCCGGGTCCGCAAACGCCGGGGACTCGCGGACCAAGTGCGCACCGGGGGAG is a window encoding:
- the iolG gene encoding inositol 2-dehydrogenase; the encoded protein is MLNIAIIGAGRIGHVHAKTIASHPKARLALVCDPFGDAAEKLAGEYGARSCKEAEDVFTDPEVDAVVIGSPTPLHIPHLLAAARAGKAVLCEKPIALDMKDVIAAQAELDAITTPVMFGFNRRFDPNFAAVRTAVLNGRIGELEQLTIISRDPAAPPVEYIAVSGGIFRDMTIHDFDTARFFLGDIVEVFAAGQNLDPEIEKTGDFDAAVVTLRAASGAVATIINNRHCASGYDQRLEASGREGALFAENVRPTTVRLSNGEVTDAQEPYLDFFLERYADAYRIELSEFIEAVESASPTPTTIADAVEALRLAEAATESATTGKPVRLA
- a CDS encoding cell division protein PerM, which translates into the protein MNESPAPSPQPGPAPSTRTTTYVAPRRTIRLTMPDGWAHAVLAGVEAVFIAWALLACGAVGAYATVASNPWMGKASWESAFRLGSDLLGFSLGAPLNAAGVAYRAVPTLFLIIIIVILRLLLRSGRGFPASALWFAVPAFSTVAFLIVGGGSYTHWWQAYPGALGVPLIASAWAYADAKGGWKTLAGGRDWLHEGLRQGFILILVTVLLSGAALTWTLMAHAEEMKAIHALLLTGSRSADALIVAVQALYAPTWIAWALAWLTGPGVWIGIDALHSPAATSSEPIPGIPVLGAVPTSTPGMIVVLIPILVAALSGAVLGRVRKRRGLADQVRTGGVAVSLFALVLVVWLPTSVLHLGIERMSRLGPDLLPLFFAVLFEIGAVFLLAEVCVHPRFIEFLRLQWRISRLGPGQTARDLAPVTPRSSALDDGARGDEGDRADADETEKEDDLAEEARSSQALDPLPAADGDHEACGGAPAEQAGADRVRADATGAEAQAPRAKAPVPPIPVPLEEVLGEATRRIPAVKSPALQAAEGRGASTAGAPEEDDEAETRMRHDGE